One Nocardia iowensis DNA window includes the following coding sequences:
- a CDS encoding ROK family transcriptional regulator translates to MSLPTLERSVARVAGGRVRVQRPVVAPELRIADNPAAAVLRAATGGPVSRDNAARTTGLSIATVNRQVSALLNAGLLRERPDLTASGAVGRPRVPFEIDHEAYLTLGIHIGAAVTKIVAADLRGRILGGLAIATPLTGQEFATTTVARSAKAFLQRWHRRKPLWAGVAIGGRVDPLTGVVDHPKLDWHGAQIGAVLGEVLELPVSVAPHVEAMAASELLLPTIESRDAASGRVAGPERGSSLYFYVRETAGVAVTLDGRVHTPSNGPGSIAHLPTGSDVECACGRRGCLEVTVGDRSLHSRAVGRGIIPAHNGTAGSTIADLYRAAEAGSEPARELLAERATILGHTVAMVRDMLNPDRVILGGQAFTGYRPAVTHVARAFAQGSTLPPTDIRISGFGGKVQEFAAVVTSLSVLYADPLAAIRRTTLAD, encoded by the coding sequence ATGTCCCTCCCTACCCTTGAACGATCCGTCGCCAGGGTCGCGGGCGGTCGCGTCCGCGTCCAGCGTCCCGTGGTCGCCCCGGAACTGCGCATCGCCGACAACCCGGCGGCCGCGGTCCTCCGTGCCGCGACGGGTGGCCCCGTCTCGCGCGACAATGCCGCGCGCACAACGGGTTTGAGCATCGCCACGGTCAACCGCCAGGTGTCCGCGCTGCTCAATGCCGGCCTGCTTCGCGAACGGCCCGACCTGACGGCGTCGGGTGCGGTCGGACGACCCCGGGTGCCCTTCGAGATCGACCACGAGGCGTACCTGACCCTCGGCATCCACATCGGCGCCGCGGTCACCAAGATCGTGGCGGCCGATCTGCGCGGCCGCATCCTCGGCGGACTGGCCATTGCCACGCCGCTGACCGGCCAGGAATTCGCCACCACCACCGTCGCGCGCAGCGCCAAGGCGTTCCTGCAGCGGTGGCATCGGCGCAAGCCGCTCTGGGCGGGCGTCGCCATCGGCGGCCGGGTCGATCCGCTCACCGGCGTGGTCGACCATCCCAAGCTGGACTGGCACGGCGCGCAGATCGGTGCCGTCCTCGGCGAGGTGCTCGAGCTACCGGTATCGGTGGCGCCGCATGTCGAGGCGATGGCGGCCTCGGAGTTGTTGCTGCCCACCATCGAATCGCGGGACGCGGCCAGCGGACGCGTCGCCGGACCGGAACGCGGCAGCAGCCTGTACTTCTATGTACGCGAAACCGCCGGTGTGGCAGTTACTTTGGATGGTCGCGTGCACACGCCGAGCAACGGACCCGGCTCCATCGCGCACTTGCCGACCGGCTCGGATGTCGAATGCGCCTGCGGCAGGCGCGGTTGCCTCGAGGTGACCGTCGGCGACCGTTCGCTGCACTCGCGGGCCGTCGGACGCGGAATCATCCCCGCGCACAATGGAACCGCGGGCTCGACCATCGCCGACCTCTACCGCGCGGCCGAGGCGGGCTCGGAACCGGCGCGCGAACTGCTCGCCGAACGCGCCACCATCCTCGGCCACACCGTGGCCATGGTGCGCGACATGCTCAACCCCGACCGGGTGATCCTCGGCGGCCAAGCCTTCACCGGCTACCGCCCCGCCGTCACCCACGTGGCGCGCGCCTTCGCCCAGGGTTCCACCTTGCCCCCCACCGACATTCGGATCAGCGGATTCGGCGGCAAGGTCCAGGAATTCGCCGCCGTGGTCACCTCCCTGAGCGTGCTCTACGCGGACCCGCTCGCCG
- a CDS encoding TetR/AcrR family transcriptional regulator, translating into MIGAGRSRSARGAGAQLRTEILDAARELLARTGHADAVSIRDISKRVGVSAPSIYRHFADKDALIDAVVAQVFEDLDAAMRAATDPTASPTTRLQQQGLAYVRFAREHPEQYRLATTPTIVGGAVDQVLSSGAFQHFSQTVQECMDAGVMTPGDPLPIVLDLWAAAHGIASLLIAKPYIPWGDTDAAANRVLRAACIGHVVVDMIGSDPAPDEAADWLSELRHRL; encoded by the coding sequence ATGATCGGTGCCGGTCGATCCAGGTCGGCCCGCGGCGCCGGAGCGCAGTTGCGGACCGAAATCCTCGATGCCGCACGGGAATTGCTGGCCCGCACCGGGCACGCCGACGCGGTGTCGATCCGTGATATCAGCAAGCGGGTCGGCGTCAGCGCGCCCTCGATCTACCGGCACTTCGCCGACAAGGACGCGCTCATCGATGCCGTGGTCGCACAGGTCTTCGAGGACTTGGACGCCGCGATGCGTGCCGCGACGGATCCCACCGCGTCCCCGACCACCCGGCTGCAACAGCAGGGGCTCGCCTACGTCCGGTTCGCCCGGGAGCATCCCGAGCAGTATCGGCTGGCGACCACGCCGACCATCGTCGGCGGCGCAGTAGACCAAGTGCTGAGTAGCGGTGCGTTCCAACATTTTTCGCAGACCGTGCAGGAATGCATGGACGCGGGCGTGATGACACCGGGCGACCCGTTGCCGATCGTGCTCGACCTCTGGGCGGCCGCGCACGGCATCGCATCGCTGCTGATCGCGAAACCGTATATCCCATGGGGCGATACCGATGCGGCGGCGAACCGCGTGCTGCGCGCCGCGTGCATCGGCCACGTTGTCGTGGACATGATCGGCAGCGACCCGGCGCCGGATGAGGCTGCGGACTGGCTGAGCGAGTTGCGTCACCGGCTCTGA
- a CDS encoding MMPL family transporter has product MLVRIAQIATRYPRAILLAAAALAILCGVFGATAASHLKSAGFTSPDAESSQVSQLLADNFDGAAPNYVLLVSSAAGADAPATRAVGLDLVDKLRARSDIKGVQSYWTAPPAIGSALRSTNGKDALVLAYLTGDETKAQQTAGELTEQLTGTKDGVTVRQSGLAAVFHDVNKQITHDLALAEGVAIPISLIVLILVFGSLVAAALPLAVGIFAILTTLAILRLFTLITDVSIYALNMTTAMGLALAVDYSLFIVSRYREELANGLDPIPATIRAVQTAGRTVLYSALTVALSLSVLSIFDIYFLRSFAYAGVAVVAAAAAAAIVILPAALTLLGHRVNALDIRIPLRRMFGRPAPDPMAPLVPERSWWYRTVTWVMRHSVPVAVLLVALFLALGSPFLSVKFGYPDDRVLPTTAASRQVGDVLRTEFPAANAGNNTTVVLDGYHGGPGPIGEYATELSRVDGVSAVLSSAGIYIKGARMAAGPPGMANGTGEYVNVATRVDPFSPAGKAQLLDLRDVPAPAPTLFGGAAAVNSDALDSLGARLPLAIALIALATFVVLFLFTGSLLLPLKAIVLNTLSLAAAFGAMVWIFQDGHLSDLLGFTAVGYMTPTMPILMFCLAFGMSMDYEVFLLSRVREEWLASGRVVDGVIVRTAADNEHALAVGVARTGRIYTAAALLMAIVMGAMVTSKVSFIQLMGLGLTLTVLADATLIRTMLAPSLMKLMGTANWWAPKPLARLHARVGLREHDADPDRPERVLAGRE; this is encoded by the coding sequence ATGCTGGTCCGGATCGCCCAGATTGCCACCCGATACCCGCGCGCGATCCTGCTCGCCGCAGCCGCACTGGCGATCCTCTGTGGAGTGTTCGGCGCAACGGCGGCGTCCCACCTGAAGTCCGCGGGATTCACCTCACCCGACGCCGAATCGTCGCAGGTCTCGCAGTTGCTCGCGGACAATTTCGACGGTGCCGCACCGAACTATGTGCTGCTGGTCAGCTCGGCTGCGGGCGCCGACGCACCGGCCACCCGCGCCGTCGGACTCGACCTGGTGGACAAGCTGCGCGCCCGCTCCGACATCAAGGGCGTGCAGTCCTACTGGACCGCGCCGCCCGCGATCGGGTCCGCACTGCGCAGCACCAACGGCAAGGACGCGCTCGTCCTCGCCTACCTCACCGGCGACGAGACCAAAGCCCAGCAGACGGCGGGCGAGCTCACCGAACAGCTCACCGGAACCAAGGACGGCGTCACCGTCCGGCAGAGCGGCCTGGCCGCCGTCTTCCACGATGTGAACAAGCAGATCACACACGACCTCGCCCTCGCGGAGGGCGTCGCGATACCCATCTCGCTGATCGTGCTCATCCTGGTGTTCGGCAGTCTGGTCGCCGCCGCGCTGCCGCTGGCAGTCGGCATCTTCGCGATCCTCACCACCCTGGCCATCCTGCGGTTGTTCACGCTGATCACCGACGTCTCCATCTACGCGCTGAACATGACGACGGCGATGGGCCTCGCGCTGGCGGTCGACTACAGCCTGTTCATCGTCAGCCGGTACCGCGAAGAGCTCGCCAACGGCCTCGATCCGATACCCGCCACCATTCGCGCCGTACAGACCGCTGGCCGCACCGTGCTGTACTCCGCGCTGACCGTGGCGCTTTCGCTGTCCGTGCTGAGCATCTTCGACATCTACTTCCTGCGGTCGTTCGCCTACGCCGGTGTCGCGGTGGTCGCCGCGGCCGCGGCGGCGGCCATCGTGATCCTGCCCGCCGCGCTCACCCTGCTCGGGCATCGGGTGAATGCGCTCGACATCCGAATTCCATTGCGGCGCATGTTCGGCCGTCCCGCTCCGGACCCGATGGCGCCGCTGGTGCCGGAGCGGAGCTGGTGGTACCGGACGGTGACGTGGGTGATGCGGCATTCGGTGCCGGTGGCGGTGCTGCTCGTTGCCCTATTCCTAGCCCTCGGATCGCCGTTCCTCTCGGTGAAATTCGGCTACCCGGACGACCGCGTACTGCCGACCACCGCAGCCAGCCGTCAGGTCGGTGACGTGCTGCGCACCGAGTTCCCCGCGGCCAACGCGGGCAACAACACCACCGTCGTGCTGGACGGATATCACGGCGGACCGGGGCCGATCGGCGAGTACGCCACGGAACTGTCCAGGGTGGACGGCGTTTCGGCCGTACTGTCCAGCGCCGGGATCTACATCAAAGGCGCGCGGATGGCCGCAGGGCCGCCCGGAATGGCCAATGGCACAGGCGAATACGTGAATGTCGCGACCCGCGTCGACCCATTCTCACCGGCGGGCAAGGCCCAGTTGCTCGACCTGCGTGACGTGCCCGCCCCCGCGCCGACGCTGTTCGGTGGGGCGGCCGCGGTCAATTCCGATGCGCTCGATTCGCTCGGCGCCCGGCTGCCACTGGCCATCGCGCTGATCGCACTCGCCACCTTCGTGGTGTTGTTCCTGTTCACCGGCAGCCTGCTGTTGCCGCTGAAAGCTATTGTGCTCAACACGCTTTCGCTGGCGGCGGCGTTCGGCGCGATGGTCTGGATCTTCCAGGACGGCCATCTGTCCGATCTGCTCGGCTTCACCGCGGTGGGATATATGACACCGACGATGCCGATCCTGATGTTCTGCCTCGCGTTTGGCATGTCGATGGACTACGAGGTCTTCCTGCTCTCCCGCGTCCGTGAGGAATGGCTGGCCTCGGGCCGCGTCGTCGACGGCGTCATCGTGCGCACCGCGGCGGACAACGAGCACGCACTCGCCGTCGGTGTCGCCAGGACCGGCCGGATCTACACCGCCGCAGCCCTGCTCATGGCCATCGTGATGGGCGCGATGGTCACCTCGAAGGTGTCGTTCATCCAGTTGATGGGCCTCGGGTTGACCCTGACCGTGCTCGCCGACGCCACCCTCATCCGCACCATGCTCGCCCCGTCGCTGATGAAGTTGATGGGCACCGCGAACTGGTGGGCGCCGAAGCCACTGGCCCGGCTGCATGCCCGGGTCGGACTGCGCGAGCACGACGCCGATCCCGATCGGCCCGAACGCGTACTGGCCGGTCGCGAATGA
- a CDS encoding ammonium transporter gives MSTPLDPAATAWLLISTAMVLLMTPALALFYGGMVRSTGVLNMLMMNFIAIPLVTVAWLLVGYSLAFSDDAGGGLIGNLDHFAMADIDPGSVRGAVPELLFATFQLTFAILTAALVSGAIADRAKFAAWMIFVPVWALAVYSPIAHWVWGPDGWLASFGVLDYAGGLVVEIASGASALALALVLGPRIGFKTDAMRPHNLPFVLLGAGLLWFGWFGFNAGSALAANGVAAAVFLNTLVAGCLGMLGWLAVEQIRDGRPTTFGAASGVVAGLVAITPSCGSVNTFGALIVGLAAGVVCSFAVGWKFKAGYDDSLDVVGVHFVGGIVGTVLIGLLATQVMTGGVEGLFFGGGLAQLGKQLVGVLVVAAYAFAVTFVLGKLIDRAIGFRVSQEDETAGIDFALHAETAYAEGVHGHSPRRFGEGHFGHGGSDRDH, from the coding sequence GTGTCCACACCCCTGGATCCCGCGGCCACCGCCTGGCTGCTCATCAGCACAGCCATGGTGCTGCTGATGACCCCGGCGCTCGCGCTGTTCTACGGCGGGATGGTGCGCTCGACCGGCGTGCTCAACATGCTGATGATGAACTTCATCGCGATCCCGCTGGTGACCGTCGCCTGGCTGCTGGTCGGCTACAGCCTGGCCTTCAGCGACGACGCGGGCGGCGGCCTGATCGGCAATCTCGACCATTTCGCCATGGCCGACATCGATCCGGGCAGCGTGCGCGGCGCGGTGCCCGAGCTGCTGTTCGCCACCTTCCAGCTGACCTTCGCCATCCTGACCGCGGCGCTGGTCAGCGGTGCGATCGCGGATCGCGCAAAATTCGCCGCATGGATGATCTTCGTGCCGGTGTGGGCACTGGCGGTCTACTCGCCCATCGCGCATTGGGTGTGGGGTCCGGACGGCTGGCTGGCTTCGTTCGGCGTGCTGGACTACGCGGGTGGCCTGGTCGTCGAAATCGCTTCCGGCGCTTCGGCACTGGCGCTCGCCCTGGTGCTCGGCCCGCGCATCGGCTTCAAAACCGACGCCATGCGACCACACAATCTGCCCTTCGTGTTGCTCGGTGCGGGCTTGCTGTGGTTCGGCTGGTTCGGCTTCAATGCCGGGTCGGCGCTGGCCGCGAATGGTGTTGCGGCGGCGGTATTCCTGAACACGTTGGTGGCGGGCTGCCTCGGCATGCTTGGCTGGCTCGCGGTCGAGCAGATCCGCGACGGGCGGCCGACCACCTTCGGTGCGGCGTCCGGCGTGGTGGCCGGTCTGGTCGCGATCACGCCGTCCTGCGGGTCGGTGAACACGTTCGGTGCGTTGATCGTCGGACTCGCCGCCGGTGTGGTGTGTTCGTTCGCGGTCGGCTGGAAATTCAAGGCGGGCTACGACGATTCGCTCGACGTGGTCGGCGTGCACTTCGTCGGCGGCATTGTCGGCACAGTGCTGATCGGCCTGCTCGCTACCCAGGTGATGACCGGCGGCGTCGAAGGACTGTTCTTCGGCGGCGGGCTCGCCCAGCTCGGCAAGCAGCTTGTCGGCGTGCTCGTCGTCGCGGCGTACGCGTTCGCGGTGACCTTCGTGCTCGGCAAGCTGATCGACCGGGCCATCGGCTTCCGGGTGAGCCAGGAAGACGAGACGGCCGGCATCGACTTCGCGCTGCACGCCGAAACCGCCTACGCGGAAGGGGTGCACGGCCACTCCCCCCGGCGGTTCGGCGAGGGACATTTCGGCCACGGCGGGAGTGACCGGGATCACTGA
- a CDS encoding acetyl-CoA C-acetyltransferase has protein sequence MTTEAYIYEAIRTPRGRGKKNGSLHSVKPIDLTVGLIQELRGRFPNLDEDRISDLILGVVSPVGDQGMDIARTAVTVAGLPDTVGGFQLNRFCASGLEAVNLAAQKVRSGFDDLVIAGGVESMSRVAMGSDGGAWALDPATNYDTYFVPQGVSADLIATIEGFSRDDVDAYAVRSQELAAKATTGGYFAKSLVPVKDQNGIVVLDKDEHMRPGTTAEDLAKLNPSFAVIGEMGGFDAVALQKFYFVEKINHVHHGGNSSGIVDGAALVLVGTEEAGKASGLTPRARVVATATSGADSTIMLTGPTPAAKKALAKAGLTIEDMDLVEINEAFASVVLKFQKDLNVPDEKLNVNGGAIAMGHPLGATGAMITGTMVDELERRNGRYALITLCIGGGMGVATIIERV, from the coding sequence ATGACCACAGAGGCCTACATTTACGAGGCCATCCGCACTCCGCGCGGCCGCGGCAAGAAGAACGGCTCGCTGCATTCGGTCAAGCCGATCGACTTGACTGTTGGTCTGATCCAGGAGCTGCGCGGCCGCTTTCCGAACCTCGACGAAGACCGGATCTCGGATCTGATCCTCGGTGTCGTCAGCCCCGTCGGCGACCAGGGCATGGATATCGCCCGCACCGCGGTGACCGTGGCCGGCCTGCCCGACACCGTCGGCGGCTTCCAGCTCAACCGGTTCTGTGCCTCCGGCCTCGAGGCCGTCAACCTGGCCGCGCAGAAGGTGCGCTCCGGCTTCGACGACCTGGTCATCGCCGGTGGCGTCGAGTCGATGTCGCGCGTGGCAATGGGCTCCGACGGCGGCGCGTGGGCACTGGACCCCGCCACCAACTACGACACCTACTTCGTCCCGCAGGGTGTTTCGGCCGACCTGATCGCCACCATCGAGGGCTTCAGCCGCGACGATGTCGACGCTTACGCGGTGCGCTCGCAGGAGCTGGCCGCCAAGGCCACCACCGGCGGTTACTTCGCCAAGTCGCTGGTCCCGGTCAAGGACCAGAACGGCATCGTCGTGCTGGACAAGGACGAGCACATGCGTCCGGGCACCACCGCCGAGGACCTGGCCAAGCTCAACCCGTCGTTCGCCGTAATCGGTGAGATGGGTGGCTTCGACGCCGTCGCACTGCAGAAGTTCTACTTCGTCGAGAAGATCAACCACGTGCACCACGGCGGCAACAGCTCCGGCATCGTCGACGGTGCCGCGCTGGTGCTCGTCGGTACCGAAGAGGCGGGCAAGGCCTCGGGCCTGACCCCGCGTGCGCGCGTCGTCGCGACCGCGACCAGCGGCGCCGACTCGACCATCATGCTGACCGGTCCCACCCCGGCCGCCAAGAAGGCGCTGGCCAAGGCGGGCCTGACCATCGAAGACATGGATCTGGTCGAGATCAACGAGGCGTTCGCCTCCGTGGTGCTGAAGTTCCAGAAGGACCTCAACGTCCCGGACGAGAAGCTGAACGTCAACGGCGGCGCGATCGCCATGGGCCACCCGCTGGGTGCCACCGGCGCGATGATCACCGGCACCATGGTCGACGAGCTGGAGCGCCGCAACGGCCGCTACGCGCTGATCACCCTCTGCATCGGCGGCGGCATGGGCGTTGCCACCATCATCGAGCGCGTCTAA
- a CDS encoding 3-hydroxyacyl-CoA dehydrogenase NAD-binding domain-containing protein yields the protein MIGWEQDSDGIVVLTMDDPNQGANTMNELYKTSMTATVERLEAEKDNITGVVVTSAKKTFFAGGDLKNMMKVGPEDGQALMDELATIKGALRRLETLGKPVVAAINGAALGGGLEIALACHYRIAADVPGSQIGLPEVTLGLLPAGGGVIRTVRMLGLQNALMQVLLQGQRNKPAKAKEIGLVNELVGSVDELVPAAKAWIKANPDKGVQPWDVKGFKIPGGTPSSPAFAANLPAFPANLRKQLKGANMPAPRAIMAAAVEGSQVDIDNASLIESRYFVHLLTGPVAKNMIQAFFFDLQAINNGGSRPKDVPKKDIKKIGVLGAGMMGAGIAYVSAKAGYDVVLKDVTIEAAERGKNYSEKIEAKALSRGKTTEEKSKALLDRIKPSADAKDFDGVDFVIEAVFENTELKHKVFQEIEDIVTPDALLGSNTSTLPITGLAAGVKRQEDFIGIHFFSPVDKMPLVEIIKGEKTSPEALARVFDYTLAIKKTPIVVNDSRGFFTSRVIGTFVNEAIAMLTEGIEPATIEQAGLQAGYPAAPLQLSDELNMKLMQKIAKETIEAAQQGDTTMGKKRHPAQDVIDYMVGEGRPGRLEKAGFYEYDENGKRTGLWPGLREHFKTTADFTVPLQDLIDRMLFAEAIETQKCFDEGVLETTADANIGSIFGIGFPAWTGGVHQFIVGYPGGQAAFVERADYLAKTYGDRFEVPASLRK from the coding sequence ATGATCGGTTGGGAGCAGGATTCGGACGGCATCGTCGTATTGACGATGGACGACCCGAACCAGGGCGCCAACACGATGAACGAGCTGTACAAGACGTCGATGACCGCGACCGTCGAGCGGCTCGAGGCGGAGAAGGACAACATCACCGGTGTTGTCGTCACCTCCGCGAAGAAGACCTTCTTCGCCGGCGGCGACCTGAAGAACATGATGAAGGTCGGCCCGGAAGACGGCCAGGCCCTCATGGACGAGCTGGCCACCATCAAGGGTGCGCTGCGTCGCCTGGAGACCCTCGGCAAGCCGGTCGTCGCCGCCATCAACGGCGCCGCGCTCGGCGGTGGCCTGGAGATCGCGCTGGCCTGTCACTACCGGATCGCGGCCGACGTGCCCGGTTCGCAGATCGGTCTGCCCGAGGTCACCCTCGGCCTGCTGCCCGCGGGCGGCGGTGTCATCCGCACCGTGCGCATGCTCGGCCTGCAGAACGCCCTGATGCAGGTGCTGCTGCAGGGCCAGCGCAACAAGCCGGCCAAGGCCAAGGAGATCGGCCTGGTCAACGAGCTGGTCGGCTCGGTCGACGAGCTGGTCCCGGCCGCCAAGGCGTGGATCAAGGCCAACCCGGACAAGGGCGTGCAGCCCTGGGACGTCAAGGGCTTCAAGATCCCCGGCGGCACCCCGTCCAGCCCGGCGTTCGCGGCCAACCTCCCCGCCTTCCCGGCCAACCTGCGCAAGCAGCTCAAGGGCGCGAACATGCCTGCCCCGCGGGCGATCATGGCCGCCGCGGTCGAGGGCTCGCAGGTCGACATCGACAACGCCTCGCTCATCGAGTCGCGCTATTTCGTGCACCTGCTCACCGGCCCGGTCGCGAAGAACATGATCCAGGCGTTCTTCTTCGACCTGCAGGCCATCAACAACGGTGGCTCGCGGCCGAAGGACGTGCCGAAGAAGGACATCAAGAAGATCGGCGTGCTCGGCGCGGGCATGATGGGCGCTGGCATCGCCTACGTCTCCGCTAAGGCCGGCTACGACGTCGTGCTCAAGGACGTCACCATCGAGGCAGCCGAGCGCGGCAAGAACTACTCGGAGAAGATCGAGGCCAAGGCGCTGTCCCGGGGCAAGACCACCGAGGAGAAGTCCAAGGCGCTGCTCGATCGGATCAAGCCGTCCGCCGACGCCAAGGACTTCGACGGCGTCGACTTCGTGATCGAGGCCGTCTTCGAGAACACCGAGCTCAAGCACAAGGTGTTCCAGGAGATCGAGGACATCGTCACTCCGGACGCGCTGCTCGGCTCGAACACCTCCACCCTGCCGATCACCGGTCTCGCGGCCGGTGTGAAGCGCCAGGAAGACTTCATCGGCATCCACTTCTTCTCGCCGGTCGACAAGATGCCGCTGGTGGAGATCATCAAGGGTGAGAAGACCTCGCCCGAGGCGCTGGCCCGGGTGTTCGACTACACCCTCGCGATCAAGAAGACCCCGATCGTCGTCAACGACAGCCGTGGCTTCTTCACCTCGCGGGTGATCGGCACCTTCGTCAACGAGGCGATCGCCATGCTCACCGAGGGCATCGAGCCCGCGACCATCGAGCAGGCCGGTCTGCAGGCGGGTTACCCGGCCGCGCCGCTGCAGCTGTCGGATGAGCTGAACATGAAGCTCATGCAGAAGATCGCCAAGGAGACCATCGAGGCCGCCCAGCAGGGCGATACCACGATGGGCAAGAAGCGCCACCCGGCGCAGGACGTCATCGACTACATGGTCGGCGAGGGTCGTCCGGGTCGCCTCGAGAAGGCGGGCTTCTACGAGTACGACGAGAACGGCAAGCGCACCGGCCTGTGGCCGGGCCTGCGTGAGCACTTCAAGACCACGGCGGACTTCACCGTGCCGCTGCAGGATCTGATCGACCGCATGCTGTTCGCGGAGGCGATCGAGACCCAGAAGTGCTTCGACGAGGGCGTGCTGGAGACCACCGCCGACGCCAACATCGGTTCGATCTTCGGCATCGGTTTCCCGGCCTGGACCGGTGGTGTGCACCAGTTCATTGTCGGCTACCCGGGTGGGCAGGCCGCGTTCGTCGAGCGCGCCGACTACCTCGCCAAGACCTACGGCGATCGCTTCGAGGTTCCCGCCTCGCTGCGCAAGTAG
- a CDS encoding esterase-like activity of phytase family protein — protein MRGQVRRWRTLVVASIAVALGVAPTASAEPGSAVRLLGEQVVPYNMDYQGTTVGGLSGIDFDSRTGDYVLISDDRSERDPARFYTARFPVGENGVGPVEFTGTHPLLTVDGSVYGPKSVDPEEIRVDPWTGDYYWTQEGERTDSALTDPSVRISRPDGIFAGELPIPDNERMRPDSGPRQNMALEGATFAAGGSLYVTSMEGPLLQDGPLATTMAGATARLTVRARSGQLLTQYAYPMDPVFAESRPQPGLGMNGIASILAADPLDPTKLLVLERSFVVGMGNKIRIYEADLGAATNVLDAPLGNARPVAKRLLVDLADVGLPHIDNVEGMTWGPRLPSGERTLALVSDNNFADTQLTQFIALAVR, from the coding sequence GTGCGTGGACAGGTAAGGCGTTGGCGAACACTGGTGGTCGCGAGCATCGCGGTGGCGCTCGGGGTGGCACCGACGGCGAGCGCCGAGCCGGGTTCCGCGGTTCGATTGCTCGGCGAGCAGGTCGTGCCGTACAACATGGACTACCAGGGCACGACGGTGGGCGGCCTGTCCGGGATCGACTTCGATTCGCGCACCGGCGATTACGTGCTGATCAGTGACGACCGCTCGGAGCGCGATCCCGCGCGGTTCTATACCGCCCGATTTCCGGTGGGCGAAAACGGCGTGGGCCCAGTGGAATTCACCGGAACTCATCCGCTGCTGACCGTCGATGGTTCCGTTTACGGCCCGAAGTCGGTAGACCCGGAGGAGATTCGGGTCGACCCGTGGACCGGTGACTACTACTGGACGCAAGAGGGTGAGCGCACCGATTCGGCGCTCACCGATCCGTCGGTCCGGATCAGCCGTCCCGACGGCATTTTCGCGGGTGAGCTGCCGATCCCGGACAACGAACGAATGCGGCCGGATTCCGGCCCGCGGCAGAACATGGCGCTGGAAGGAGCGACGTTCGCCGCCGGTGGGTCGCTGTACGTGACATCGATGGAAGGGCCGCTGCTGCAGGACGGCCCGCTGGCGACCACGATGGCAGGCGCGACCGCGCGGCTCACCGTGCGGGCGCGGTCCGGCCAACTGCTCACGCAGTACGCCTACCCGATGGATCCGGTCTTCGCCGAGTCCCGCCCGCAGCCCGGCCTCGGCATGAACGGCATCGCCTCGATCCTCGCCGCCGACCCACTCGACCCGACGAAGCTCCTCGTCCTGGAACGCTCCTTCGTCGTCGGCATGGGCAACAAGATCCGGATCTACGAGGCCGACCTCGGCGCCGCGACCAATGTGCTCGACGCCCCGCTCGGCAACGCCCGCCCGGTCGCCAAGCGGCTGCTGGTCGACCTCGCCGACGTCGGCCTGCCGCACATCGACAATGTCGAGGGCATGACCTGGGGTCCTCGCCTGCCCTCCGGCGAGCGCACCCTGGCCCTGGTGAGCGATAACAACTTCGCCGATACCCAGCTCACCCAGTTCATCGCCCTCGCCGTCCGCTAG